A single region of the Salvia splendens isolate huo1 chromosome 18, SspV2, whole genome shotgun sequence genome encodes:
- the LOC121775840 gene encoding inositol-3-phosphate synthase encodes MFIESFKVDSPNVNYTDTEIHSVYSYDTTELVHENKNGSYQWTVKPKTVQYEFKTDARVPKLGVMLVGWGGNNGSTLTAGVIANREGISWATKDKVQQANYFGSLTQASSIRVGSFNGEEIYAPFKSLLPMVNPDDIVFGGWDISDMNLGDAMGRAKVLDIDLQRQLRPYMEHMVPLPGIYDADFIAANQGARANNLIKGTKKEQVQQVIKDIREFKEKNKVDRVVVLWTANTERYSNVVVGLNDTTENLMASLERNESEISPSTLFGIACVLENVPFINGSPQNTFVPGLIELAISRNSLIGGDDFKSGQTKMKSALVDFLVGAGIKPTSIVSYNHLGNNDGMNLSAPQTFRSKEISKSNVVDDMVASNGILYEPGEHPDHVVVIKYVPYVGDSKRAMDEYTSEIFLGGKSTIVMHNTCEDSLLAAPIILDLVLLAELSTRIQLKAEDETKFHSFHPVATILSYLTKAPLVPPGTPVVNALSKQRAMLENIFRACVGLAPENNMILEYK; translated from the exons ATGTTTATCGAGAGCTTCAAAGTCGACAGCCCCAACGTGAATTACACAGATACTGAGATTCACTCTGTCTACAGCTACGACACCACCGAGCTCGTTCACGAGAACAAAAATGGCTCTTACCAGTGGACCGTCAAGCCTAAAACTGTTCAATACGAGTTCAAAACCGACGCTCGTGTCCCCAAATTAGg GGTTATGCTTGTTGGGTGGGGAGGGAACAACGGCTCAACTCTGACTGCTGGCGTCATCGCTAATCGCGA GGGGATTTCGTGGGCGACGAAGGATAAGGTGCAGCAGGCGAACTATTTCGGGTCACTAACCCAGGCTTCGTCTATCCGGGTTGGGTCATTCAATGGGGAAGAGATTTATGCTCCCTTCAAAAGCTTGCTCCCAATG GTGAACCCGGACGACATCGTTTTTGGGGGATGGGACATAAGCGACATGAATTTGGGGGATGCAATGGGGAGGGCTAAAGTGCTAGACATTGATCTTCAGAGGCAGCTCAGGCCCTACATGGAGCACATGGTCCCGCTCCCGGGGATCTACGACGCGGATTTCATCGCGGCCAATCAGGGGGCGCGTGCcaacaacttgatcaagggGACCAAGAAGGAGCAAGTCCAGCAAGTCATCAAAGACATCAGGGAGTTTAAGGAGAAGAACAAGGTTGATAGGGTGGTGGTGCTGTGGACCGCCAACACCGAGAGGTACAGCAACGTGGTTGTTGGCCTCAACGACACGACTGAGAATTTGATGGCTTCGTTGGAGAGGAATGAATCCGAGATCTCCCCGTCCACCCTGTTTGGAATAGCTTGTGTTCTTGAGAATGTGCCTTTTATCAACGGGAGCCCGCAAAACACATTCGTCCCGGGGCTGATTGAGCTGGCTATTAGTAGGAACTCTTTGATTGGCGGAGACGATTTCAAGAGTGGACAGACTAAGATGAAATCTGCTCTAGTTGATTTCCTAGTTGGGGCTGGTATTAAG CCAACCTCGATCGTGAGCTACAATCACTTGGGAAACAACGACGGGATGAACCTCTCCGCCCCTCAAACCTTCCGCTCCAAGGAGATCTCAAAGAGCAACGTCGTGGACGACATGGTTGCTAGCAATGGCATCCTCTATGAGCCTGGCGAGCATCCTGACCATGTTGTTGTTATTAAG TATGTGCCGTATGTGGGAGATAGTAAGAGGGCGATGGACGAATACACGTCGGAGATCTTCTTGGGAGGCAAAAGCACCATAGTGATGCACAACACTTGTGAGGACTCTCTGCTTGCAGCTCCCATCATTCTAGACTTGGTCCTTCTCGCTGAGCTGAGCACTCGAATTCAGCTTAAAGCCGAAGACGAG ACAAAATTCCACTCTTTCCACCCTGTGGCCACCATCCTGAGCTATCTGACCAAGGCCCCTCTT GTGCCTCCGGGGACACCGGTGGTGAACGCCTTGTCGAAGCAGCGGGCGATGCTGGAGAACATATTTAGGGCTTGCGTTGGATTGGCTCCCGAAAACAACATGATTTTGGAATACAAGTGA
- the LOC121776417 gene encoding protein DOWNSTREAM OF FLC-like, whose product MARFLVVLLAACVIPAMVSARFVSAPFHLQGFVYCDTCRCGYETDATEYMAGATVRIECRGKDSDKVTFTTEAVTGQDGRWSVDVASDRGDDTCDAVLVKSSNPECASPNAGRDRARVILTRNNGMTSNIRYANNMGFLKRTPLANCQQILQKYQETEEDI is encoded by the exons ATGGCGAGATTTTTGGTGGTGCTTCTAGCTGCGTGCGTGATTCCGGCGATGGTGAGCGCTCGTTTCGTGAGCGCGCCGTTCCATTTGCAGGGATTTGTCTACTGCGACACCTGCCGCTGCGGCTACGAGACCGATGCCACTGAATATATGGCCG GCGCCACCGTGAGAATCGAGTGCCGCGGCAAGGACTCTGACAAGGTCACCTTCACCACGGAGGCCGTGACCGGCCAGGACGGGCGTTGGTCCGTGGACGTTGCAAGCGACCGTGGCGACGACACATGTGACGCCGTCCTGGTGAAGAGCTCGAACCCCGAGTGCGCCAGCCCTAACGCCGGCCGCGACCGCGCCCGTGTGATCCTCACCCGCAACAATGGCATGACCTCCAACATTCGTTACGCCAACAACATGGGATTCCTCAAGAGGACGCCATTGGCCAACTGTCAGCAGATTCTGCAGAAATACCAAGAAACGGAGGAGGATATTTGA